Below is a window of Spodoptera frugiperda isolate SF20-4 chromosome 13, AGI-APGP_CSIRO_Sfru_2.0, whole genome shotgun sequence DNA.
ACCGATGGCAGACTTCATCAAACGTGACAGAGAGGGCAGCACGTTCACTGGCGGGTAGATCTGTCTGTTGTGGAGCTGACGGTCTACGTAGATCTAGGGAAATAAAGTATGATTCGtaagactatttatttataagaaacagGTTTATTTTCTGTGTTTGGGAAGATAAAAGATGTCGAACTAcgaaagtaatattaaaacaacgTCGCGTCGTATGAACTAAAGGTAGATTTGCAAAATTCTGTaccaaaaacttttttaatttttatgaattttttaACAAACTTATCTGGTCTCAATATTTTTAACGAAAATTCAACCACATGTCGGGGATTATTACAATGACGCACTTAATGCATTAAGGTCTCATGAATCAAGATCAAACGTAAAAACATTTgatacaaaagtaaaaaaagattGTAGTTTCTCACCTGTCCCTCAGTAATATAACCCGTCAAGTCAGGAATAGGATGGGTGATGTCGTCGTTGGGCATAGTAAGAATGGGGATCTGGGTGATGGAGCCGTTCCTGCCCTCCACACGGCCGGCACGCTCGTAGATGGTGGCCAAATCGGTGTACATGTAACCTAGAGTAAACAGAATTCATTTGTTTAGTTGTTTGtatttcccttttttttttcaaaacaaatagtAAATCTGATGACTAGCTATCATTATAGTAGCTACTAGTCCGTAGCTACGACCgcgttaatattttatgaaatcatatcaaaaaaaaaaatgtagttttattactttgttgTTAACAAAAAGTCAGACATGATGGGATACTTTACAGTTTAGTTAACTATCAATCCTCTACCCACCTACCAAAAACCATTGATTTATATTTACCTGGGAAACCACGACGTCCGGGCACCTCCTCACGGGCGGCGGATACCTCACGCAGAGCCTCGGCGTATGAGGACATGTCAGTCAAGATGACCAACACGTGTTTCTGTACAGACATAGTAgaatatataaatttttaaacggacatggtcactaaaactaccattagaacttgagacgggatatttataaATGGGTGTTAACTGCACTGCTAACcctatttgtatgtatgtatattagtCCTATTGGACTTAGTAGAAGggtgattattaaaaaaaaacacaaaatgttaacggcgtcattatcctcacccAAGAGTTagcaattctgccgattgaaacccaaaatttggtttcaataaattaagctgtgaaacgGCTCTCAactaatccaataaaaatacgGATGATAATAAGAAGCTACCATGATGCTTAacaacgcgggagaataatgatttattaaatgttaaaaaaaagttaaagtgtTTTGAAGAAGCACCCAGAAACCTTACCTCGCACTGGTAGGCCAAGAACTCGGCGGCAGTAAGAGCCAGACGGGGTGTGATAATTCTCTCAATGGTAGGGTCGTTGGCCAAGTTCAAGAACAGGCACACGTTCTCCATGGAACCGTTCTCTTCGAAGTCCTGTTTGAAGAACCGGGCGGTTTCCATGTTCACACCCATAGCGGCGAACACGATGGCGAAGTTGTCCTCGTGGTCATCCAACACTGATTTGCCGGGGATCTGGTGAAAATGTGgagattgttttatttattgattttttgcaTTGGTCGTCCCATTGCAAGGCAAAGGCCTCCTTACCATCCTTCCAATCCTTTCTTGAGAATGAACTATTAttgaatgaattatttatgttgtttaattttcagttatttattacGTCCCTAGTTTTTTAGGCATAGGCATATCTAGTATGGTAGTAAGCCGCTAACTTTCTGCGTGTGAAGAttgtagaataaatattttaggagTGAAAAGTTGGATATtgataagtgaaaataaaatattaaaaatgaactATTATTGAATGAATTATTTAGGTTAAACAACCTGTAAattttcagttatttattatgtcaatagttttttattaatatttcaccTCTTGGCTATAATCTCGTAAGGTAGTATGCTGATGATAGAAATATTTAAGCATCTCTTTGATTAAAGAATAGCAGTCAACATTTTAACATACTaattcttttctatttttttaaatcatcatgATTTTTGTAACTGTCTGTGTCTTACCTTGACAAGACCGGCCTGTCTACAGATCTGGGCGGCAATTTCGTTGTGAGGCAGACCAGCAGCGGAGAAGATGGGGATCTTCTGACCACGAGCGATGGAGTTCATCACGTCAATAGCGGAGATACCTGGGTAGTAACATTTTCTATGAAGATTCTTGTCATTTCCAGTAATTAGACAACTTTTAATTTAGCATTTAGCATCTCCCTAAGGgtgactaaattaattaatattatatcgacgacgattttttgtaaattttcaatAGGTTCAATTTACTAACAAACAGCTTACCCAAAAAATggtaaaacaaaagtaataatgatgATGTGAAAATAATGGTGATgatatcatcattattatcttaTGTCATAAGCATTATATGCTTACCAGTCTGGATCATCTCCTCGGGGTAGATACGGGACCATGGGTTGATGGGTTGTCCCTGGATGTCCAAGAAGTCCTCGGCGAGGATTGGGGGACCCTTGTCAATGGGCTTGCCGGAGCCGTTGAATACACGACCTAGGGAATAAGacgtaaaacaattttaattatcaaatattttatagagtattataatgttttatagtacCGTTGCATGAGTATTTGTGTGggaaatttcaaaatatttgatttaataaaacttttataatgtTTGGCATTGATTTACAATCAATACTAATGATACTAATTGATTGGTGAACTAACTTCACTAATTGCTTccaaaaccattgtttctattttaaaattcatgGGCAAGTTCAAATGTTCGGAAACTTTATTTCATTGCATTATTACTGGACAATAACAAGAAAGGGTTTTCTTAATGAAAAatccaattaaattaaaattagataaaGTGTTGTTTACTcttaaaaaatgtactttatcaTAGTGTGATACGAAATATTAAAGACAAAGGTAGCCCTTACGTAACAAAGCAAACAGTTTGATAATAATCTTTGATAACATTATAGTAACCATTTTTTTTACCGTGTTATTACGAAGAATAAATTAGTtagttttttcaattaaaaagttACTTTGACTGATCTCacaaatgtataatgtacagaaaacagttattttttaGGAAGTCATCTAATACGGACGCGCTTGCTTTCAAACCATGCACCCATTGCAATATGCACTTTAATGCAATCAGCTTAATAGATAAATTACAAGAATTGTTAGGAGTATGGCTTTTGTCTACTTCACAGTCTAATGACTTGATACTTGTTCAATTTCCATTGTACACACACGGTTGTACGGATGACGAATTTACTGAAGATTTCCATAGATttgatacaatacaatatttttattgtaggttCATCAAGAAATAATGATCTCcaaattaacatacatacaataagtgtttctttgaaaaatattaatgttgcCTTCCGTAATTGTTAGTTATAGTAACTTACTAAATAAGAATACGTCACGTTACCCTATAAAATATCAGACAAAAACCAgacagatatttaaaaaaaaatggatattttaattacaaaaaacattatttttttctatttttcaaagaaaatccCATCAGCTATTGTACTCATAGTACATGTGTAATGTGTACTCACCCAACATATCTTCAGACACGGGAGTACGCAGGATGTCGCCGGTAAACTCACAGAGAGTGTTCTTGGCGTCGATACCTGATGTACCTTCGAACACCTGGACCACGGCCTTGGTGCCGCTGACCTCGAGCACCTGGGACAACGAAGCAAGTTTGTGAAAAATTAAGAATTCGACTGatgtgtacccttagtacaagtctgctttacgtttaaagtaatcgaaacgagacggCATTCGGCGCTCATAATTAGTTGGTTTACTagagccaatcagagcaccgaacgcgctctttaCTTTATACGTCACTTTAAACTTACTTTAAATTGACTGATCAAACTATCAACTTTAATCGCTAGTGCGCGCTGGCTCTAAAgcaactcatactaagtgtactgattggccggctcgaataaaccaaccaatcagagcgattactttaaaaataaagcaaactcatactacgGGTACAGAGACCGATAAGTGTATTATtggatttataaattaaaagaagaTACACTcagcaataaaaaaaagtaaactgtTTAGTTATCATACTCATCAGAAAAGTGGCAAGTTTTCTGCTAATAGTCATTTAACATAAATTCAGAGATATCTTTAATTTACTAAAGTTTAcaactaagaaaaaaaatataattaaagaaaattcgtGAGATGTGTTTGCTTATTTGAATTACATTGTTACTTGACTCTTGAAGAATATGTCACGTATCATGTATCAAGAGGTTTTCAACTGTCTTTGAGTTGAGGTCTCTGTCATCCACATACCTGACCGGAGCGGAGAGTGCCATCAGCGAGTCTGAGCTGCACGATCTCGGAGAACTTGGGGAACTTGACCTCGTCCAAGATGACCAGAGGTCCGTTCACACCCGACACCGTCTTGTAGGCTGCGCAAATAGAACAATATtgttgtaaatgttttgttttctatacTATATTGAGAAGATTGGAGCTTTTTGCCACCTGGCAAATGGACACTCAGCAATGGAGAAAGAACACAATGATACCTTAAAATAGATTCTGTCATGTCTGAATAAAAAGgctataactaaataaataaatattatactcgATTGTTATGGGTACTATATTTTATGGGTCTAAAGGTGTGATATGGTAAagaagttaattatttttattcaatctaATATTTTACTGTGTTGGCAATATCGAAAATTTTCTGACGGAATTTggaaaattatgtataaattgGGAAATGAGGTCATCTTTCGTATGCCTTTAACATTTTGCCTATtctaaacttaaaacaatttactGCCGTCGAATTTATATAACGCGCGATTACCATTTTAGGATACGCATACAGTTTCCCTTAAGACATCATGATTTATAAAGGTCTTTAAGTTACCCCTTCTTAAGCAACACCTAAGCACCTTTACAAAGTAAAATCTTTAACATTGTAACTACAAAATAGTTCTTAACTGGACTATCGCCAGGAAAGCTGCGTGACCTACTTTCAGTCAATCAATAACTAGGAAACTGCATAAGGACTGCTTTGAGTTaaaaagtaacgtcacgccttttatccccgaaggggtaggcagaggtgcacattacggcacgtaatgccactgtacaatgtacgcccacttttcaccatttgttttaagtccaatgtaatagggggtgagcctataaaAAGTGCGTAATTTGTTCTATTTAAGTCTGATAAAGTACTAGAATACTAGAAAATATGTGCTATTACATTGgagtaatgaatgaatgaataaatgtcCTTGAATGCAATGATCTCATTATATTCAGTAGTTTAGACAACATAATTTTCTCTTTCAGTTAACTATGGATAATATGATGTCATTTGAAGATAATATTGGACttaaggtgttctaaaaatGTTCCATAAATATTGTTAAAGCTGTTGAAAGAAAATGGTTGAAGGCAATTGCTCCGAAAGCATCGGTCACCAGTGTCCAATGTGACAGTTAATGTGTTAAAAGATGAGAACAAATTGAAACCATAGAATTATCCACTAGGGAGAAATGAAATGCACAGATAAACACATGATATAGGGACTCTTTGGTGAACATTATTTTGTCTAGCAGTATCTAGAATGTAGCTCACTTTTCctctttaacaaaatatttctgaatAAGATGGATGTTAGTGTCAAAAGCAGGGTAACATACTGTTTATCTTATCATTGTCTTCAGTATTTTTGAAGTTGATTGATTTCAAACAGCTGATTAGAAAGTagaccttttttttaaagtagcaaTGAAGTATCAGGCAGGACATAATGTtgcaacataataaaaaagggGAGTTAATGATCTGTgtgcttagtacaagtttgctttacattaaaCAAAGTCGTAACGAGAATGTGTacagcactctgattggctgacTCAAATTAACCCGAAACAATCCACCCAAATACCCCAATCAATGCCGAATGCGCTCTTGTTTTGatctctttaaacgtaaaatatacttgtactaagccctctgttgGTAGTTTGCTTATGATGTCATAGTTCAGTAAGTAGTTCTCTTCCATTTTATGTATAACAGCAACCAAAATAAATTATGCTATCCATGTTTTTGCAATACAGGTAACTTATGGACCATTTCAGTACTGCACCATAGCACTACCTTAAGCAAATCTAATTATGGTTGAAATCTAAAGAACATAAGTAACTGGTCTAATAGATAATATGTTGATTAGGTctaataattctaataattgACTTGCCAGTATTGCTCTCAAGTTTATTTAGAGAATCATTGCTATTAACCAATTCTAAATTCAActttttttaccataaacaaaATCAGCTGATCAAATTATTTCCCCTACGTGACAGTTATGTACAACTGTCAATTTTGGAGAGATCATGATCATATGACTAGTTTCGACACAGTAATAGTAGGTAGATCACACCTAGATTATGTATATAggatttttatatacttttaggGTGAGTAGGGTAGTTGATTGACCtagaaatacatttaattttggtCAAATATCTTAAGATTAGCTTTGGCCCAGTTAGATTTTACTATACTATTGAGAGCAGACCCATGAAAGATCAAGAGTCTACTATTGCATTATACCCAATATCATTATCAGTTTAACACTACAGTATAAGAATAATCCTTAGTTACACAATTTACAAGACATAAGTTAAATATCCTAACATTCTTTGAAATCTTACTTATATGAAGATACTTATTAGAATATTGTGTTAAGTACTACAATTCCTATAATAACTACTAAAGGCTAAACGTAAAAAGGTTGTGGCATCAGATTAGAAAAAAAGTATGATCAGGTGACAATATTTGAGAACGTCATGACGACAACACTCGGTAATCATAAGAATTTACAATAATTAGCCCAATTTAATGGTATTGGAGGCTATATAATACCACTTATATGCGTTTAGATGCGTCTGACGCAGCTAATCTAACACCTAAGGAAATGGAAGCCCCAAATTCCGTCAGATAATTATCTCATGTCAAAATCCCCTTGGCAACCAGAATTTACTCCCAATATTGTACCCACAACCCTTGTTATTGTACACAGGGatgaaagaaaacaataattacggCTAACTAAGGAACTACAAGGTAAAATCGATATTCTCATTGACAAGTAATACGACATTTTCCGAAATAGACGAACAAAATTTTGGTGTACTTACTGAGACGGGGCTGGGATATGAAGTCCCGGGATACAGCCAAGACATGTTCCTTAGTTGCTTGGGAAGGCGTAAGGGTTTTTGCCATTTTTCAGTTTTCGCTTTTTGGCAGTCCACTCAATAAAACAGCAAACTGCGCTGCCTCCTCGCCCGAAAACTGACGAATGGATGTATTGTCTATGTTACTTCACGTGCCGTCACGTGACCTATCACAAGGCAAAACTG
It encodes the following:
- the LOC118270369 gene encoding V-type proton ATPase subunit B, which produces MAKTLTPSQATKEHVLAVSRDFISQPRLTYKTVSGVNGPLVILDEVKFPKFSEIVQLRLADGTLRSGQVLEVSGTKAVVQVFEGTSGIDAKNTLCEFTGDILRTPVSEDMLGRVFNGSGKPIDKGPPILAEDFLDIQGQPINPWSRIYPEEMIQTGISAIDVMNSIARGQKIPIFSAAGLPHNEIAAQICRQAGLVKIPGKSVLDDHEDNFAIVFAAMGVNMETARFFKQDFEENGSMENVCLFLNLANDPTIERIITPRLALTAAEFLAYQCEKHVLVILTDMSSYAEALREVSAAREEVPGRRGFPGYMYTDLATIYERAGRVEGRNGSITQIPILTMPNDDITHPIPDLTGYITEGQIYVDRQLHNRQIYPPVNVLPSLSRLMKSAIGEGMTRKDHSDVSNQLYACYAIGKDVQAMKAVVGEEALTPDDLLYLEFLTKFEKNFISQGNYENRTVFESLDIGWQLLRIFPKEMLKRIPASILAEFYPRDSRH